One window of Saccharopolyspora phatthalungensis genomic DNA carries:
- a CDS encoding carbonic anhydrase, with the protein MSFEHFVRHARRHPSMLSADRRRQLAAGQKPSALFIGCSDSRVIPSQITGAEPGNLFELRTAGNVVPKYAPDSASSEMATIEYAVLQLRVPEIIVCGHSHCGAVTALTLAGRGLEELPALRTWLGTDGLAGAEPEDPSVRSESKRHIQSQLQTLHEYPFIRDRVIAGELRLHAWFYEIDTGLVFACPQSPDEPDFLPL; encoded by the coding sequence ATGAGCTTCGAACATTTCGTGCGGCACGCACGACGGCACCCCAGCATGCTTTCCGCGGACCGCCGGCGGCAACTCGCCGCAGGTCAGAAACCGTCCGCGCTGTTCATCGGTTGCTCCGATTCGCGGGTGATCCCGTCCCAGATCACCGGTGCCGAACCGGGGAATCTCTTCGAACTGCGGACCGCCGGCAATGTGGTGCCGAAATACGCGCCGGACTCGGCGTCCAGCGAAATGGCCACTATCGAATACGCGGTTCTGCAGCTGCGCGTGCCGGAGATCATCGTCTGCGGGCACTCGCACTGCGGTGCCGTCACGGCATTGACCCTGGCCGGGCGCGGCCTGGAGGAGTTGCCCGCGCTGCGGACCTGGCTCGGCACCGACGGCTTGGCGGGCGCCGAACCGGAGGACCCCAGCGTCCGCTCGGAGAGCAAGCGGCACATCCAGTCGCAGCTGCAGACGCTGCATGAATACCCGTTCATCCGGGACCGGGTCATCGCCGGTGAACTGCGGTTGCACGCTTGGTTCTACGAGATCGACACCGGTCTCGTCTTCGCCTGCCCGCAGTCGCCGGACGAGCCGGACTTCCTGCCGCTCTGA
- a CDS encoding SulP family inorganic anion transporter, whose product MTTQLESPRPARRGPGAPRWPKETFGADLGASLVVFLVAVPLCVGVAVASGVPVELGILTGIVGGLVVGLLPGSTMQVSGPAAGLTVLVASAVDQHGLAALGVIVLGSGLVQIVLGLSRLGTWFRAISPSVVQGMLAGIGLVLILGQIYPVGGLAQPESTWTKFAGIPDLLVTTVTSPAGRSGLLLAVLALVIMALWKKAPAQLRLVPGALLAVVATSAVAALFAMPVQKVEVGSLLSALNVPTAAAWGELATPAVLGSILTFALIASAESLFSAAAVDRMHDRPKTQYNKELVAQGAGNTICGLLGALPMTAVIVRSATNVQAGAKTKLSRILHGFWLLLFVMLLPGVLAFIPTAVLAALLIQAGWKLLELRQVVTLVREHRSEAFVLVLTAGTILATDLLIGTLTGLAVAIIKTAIDVSRLSVRAEHDDEHVRVELGGNATFLRLPRLLDHLEQLPTGKHVHLDLTTVRHLDRACYQAVEHWAAQRRRGNCTVEVALPARVG is encoded by the coding sequence GTGACGACTCAACTCGAATCGCCTCGCCCGGCGCGCCGCGGGCCCGGCGCGCCGCGCTGGCCGAAGGAGACCTTCGGCGCCGATCTAGGGGCCTCGCTGGTGGTGTTCCTGGTGGCCGTGCCGCTCTGCGTCGGCGTGGCCGTCGCGTCCGGCGTGCCGGTCGAACTGGGCATCCTCACCGGCATCGTCGGCGGCCTCGTGGTCGGCTTGCTGCCCGGCAGCACGATGCAGGTCAGCGGCCCCGCGGCGGGGCTGACCGTGCTGGTGGCCTCGGCGGTCGACCAGCACGGGCTGGCGGCGCTGGGCGTGATCGTGCTCGGCTCCGGCCTGGTGCAGATCGTGCTGGGCCTGAGCCGGCTCGGCACCTGGTTCCGGGCGATCTCGCCGTCGGTGGTGCAGGGCATGCTCGCCGGTATCGGGCTGGTGCTGATCCTCGGCCAGATCTACCCGGTGGGTGGCCTCGCGCAGCCCGAGTCCACCTGGACGAAATTCGCCGGGATCCCGGACTTGCTGGTCACGACCGTGACCAGCCCGGCGGGCCGCAGCGGGCTGTTGCTGGCCGTGCTGGCCCTGGTGATCATGGCGCTCTGGAAGAAGGCGCCCGCGCAGCTGCGGCTCGTGCCCGGCGCGCTGCTGGCCGTCGTGGCGACCAGTGCGGTGGCGGCGCTGTTCGCGATGCCGGTGCAGAAGGTGGAGGTCGGCTCGCTGCTGTCGGCGTTGAACGTGCCGACCGCCGCTGCCTGGGGCGAGCTCGCCACGCCCGCCGTACTTGGTTCGATCCTGACCTTCGCGCTGATCGCCTCGGCGGAAAGCCTGTTCAGCGCCGCCGCCGTGGACCGCATGCACGACCGCCCGAAGACCCAGTACAACAAGGAACTCGTCGCTCAAGGCGCGGGCAACACGATCTGCGGTCTGCTGGGGGCATTGCCGATGACCGCGGTGATCGTGCGCAGCGCCACGAACGTGCAAGCCGGGGCGAAGACCAAGCTCTCCCGCATCCTGCACGGGTTCTGGCTGCTGCTGTTCGTGATGCTGCTACCGGGCGTGCTGGCCTTCATCCCGACGGCCGTGCTCGCGGCGCTGCTGATCCAGGCCGGTTGGAAGCTGCTGGAGCTGCGGCAGGTCGTCACGCTGGTGCGGGAGCACCGCTCGGAGGCGTTCGTGCTGGTGCTGACCGCTGGCACGATCCTGGCCACCGACCTGCTGATCGGCACGCTGACCGGTCTGGCGGTCGCCATCATCAAGACCGCGATCGACGTGTCCCGGCTGTCGGTGCGGGCCGAGCACGACGACGAGCACGTGCGCGTTGAGCTGGGTGGCAACGCGACGTTCCTGCGGCTGCCACGGCTGCTGGACCACCTCGAACAGCTGCCAACGGGCAAGCACGTGCACCTGGACCTCACGACGGTCCGCCACCTCGACCGCGCCTGCTACCAAGCCGTCGAGCACTGGGCGGCCCAGCGCCGCCGCGGCAACTGCACGGTCGAGGTGGCCCTGCCCGCCCGGGTGGGCTGA
- a CDS encoding replication-associated recombination protein A encodes MSEGLFDEGLFGADTEMRAGEKLAENAPLAVRMRPRSLDEVVGQQHLLGAGAPLRRLVEGAAPASVLLYGPPGTGKTTLANLVSLATGRRFAALSALSSGVKEVRAVIEEARRRLGRSGESTVLFIDEVHRFSKTQQDALLGAVEDRTVLLVAATTENPFFSVVAPLLSRSLVLQLRSLDDEDIRTLLRRAVSEERGLGGALNLAEAAEAHLVSLAGGDARRALTALEAAAESASSTGADAIDLATVEATVDRAAVLYDRGGDQHYDVASAFIKSIRGSDVDAALHYLARMVEAGEDPRFIARRLVVHASEDIGMADPTALQTAVAAAHAVQFIGMPEGRLALAQATIHLATAPKSNAVIMAIDEAMGDVRAGKGGPVPPHLRDGHYAGANKLGNAQGYQYPHSKPEGVLTQQYPPNELVGRDYYQPTGRGAERTLNDRIPKLRGIIRGDD; translated from the coding sequence GTGAGTGAGGGCTTGTTCGACGAGGGGCTGTTCGGCGCCGACACCGAGATGCGCGCGGGCGAGAAGCTGGCCGAGAACGCGCCGTTGGCGGTGCGGATGCGGCCCCGCTCGCTCGACGAGGTCGTCGGCCAGCAGCACCTGCTGGGGGCAGGAGCTCCGCTGCGCCGCCTGGTCGAAGGGGCAGCACCGGCATCGGTGCTGCTCTACGGCCCGCCCGGCACCGGCAAGACCACCCTCGCCAACCTGGTTTCGCTGGCGACCGGACGGCGGTTCGCGGCGCTGTCCGCGCTGTCGTCCGGGGTCAAGGAGGTGCGCGCCGTCATCGAGGAGGCGCGCCGCCGGTTGGGCCGGTCCGGCGAGTCGACGGTGTTGTTCATCGACGAGGTCCACCGCTTTTCGAAGACCCAGCAGGACGCGCTGCTGGGCGCGGTCGAGGACCGCACCGTGCTCCTCGTGGCGGCCACCACGGAGAACCCGTTCTTCTCCGTGGTGGCTCCGCTGCTGTCGCGATCACTGGTGCTGCAACTACGCAGCCTCGATGACGAGGACATCCGCACGCTGCTGCGGCGGGCGGTCAGCGAGGAGCGCGGTCTGGGTGGGGCGCTGAACCTGGCCGAGGCGGCCGAGGCGCACCTGGTGTCGCTCGCCGGAGGCGACGCGCGACGGGCGCTCACGGCGCTGGAAGCGGCGGCGGAGTCGGCGAGTTCGACCGGTGCGGACGCGATCGACCTGGCGACCGTGGAGGCCACCGTGGATCGCGCCGCGGTTCTCTACGACCGGGGCGGTGATCAGCACTACGACGTGGCCAGCGCGTTCATCAAGTCCATCCGTGGGTCCGATGTGGACGCTGCGCTGCACTACCTGGCCCGGATGGTGGAGGCGGGGGAGGACCCGAGGTTCATCGCGCGCCGGCTGGTGGTGCACGCCAGCGAAGACATCGGCATGGCCGATCCGACCGCGTTGCAGACCGCCGTCGCGGCCGCGCACGCGGTGCAGTTCATCGGGATGCCCGAGGGTCGACTCGCGTTGGCACAGGCCACGATTCACCTCGCCACCGCGCCGAAGTCCAACGCCGTGATCATGGCGATCGACGAGGCGATGGGTGACGTGCGGGCGGGCAAGGGCGGCCCGGTGCCGCCGCACCTGCGCGACGGGCATTACGCCGGAGCGAACAAGCTCGGCAACGCCCAGGGCTATCAATATCCGCACAGCAAGCCGGAAGGCGTGCTCACCCAGCAGTACCCGCCGAACGAATTGGTGGGCCGCGACTACTACCAGCCGACCGGTCGAGGCGCGGAGCGCACGCTGAATGACCGGATCCCGAAACTGCGCGGCATCATTCGCGGCGACGACTGA